The proteins below come from a single Serratia ficaria genomic window:
- a CDS encoding 6-phospho-beta-glucosidase, which translates to MSSLKIAVIGGGSSYTPELVDGLIQRIEELPVTELALVDVEPGRGKVEIIAALTRRMLARHGLEQVKVSVHFALDEAIRDAGFVLTQFRVGQLPARAADERLGLKYHLIGQETTGVGGFAKALRTIPVMLDIARRVEKLAPDAWIINFTNPAGIVTEAVSRYTKAKIIGLCNVPISMHHMIANMLQTPYEDVQLQFAGLNHMVWVHRVTQHGRDVTGEVIDMLCDGAALTMNNIKEEPWQPDFLRAVGAIPCPYHRYFYQTKEMLAEEVAAAAERGTRAEQVMRVEKELFELYADPHLDSKPEQLGFRGGSYYSEVALELIRAIHNNLGAQLVVNTANRGAIRGLPDDAVIEINCIVDAQGAHPLTFGQLPDAMHALTQQVKAYERLTIEAAVHGDRRSGLLALITNPLVANANVAQPLLEEVLTVNQPYLPQFNR; encoded by the coding sequence ATGAGCTCATTGAAAATCGCCGTAATCGGCGGCGGCAGCAGCTATACCCCCGAACTGGTCGACGGCCTGATCCAGCGTATCGAAGAGCTGCCGGTGACCGAACTGGCGCTGGTGGACGTAGAGCCGGGCCGCGGCAAGGTGGAGATCATCGCCGCCCTGACCCGCCGCATGCTGGCGCGCCACGGCCTGGAGCAGGTGAAGGTCAGCGTGCACTTCGCGCTGGACGAAGCGATCCGCGACGCCGGCTTCGTGCTGACCCAATTTCGCGTCGGGCAGCTGCCGGCGCGCGCCGCCGACGAACGGCTGGGGCTGAAATACCATCTGATCGGCCAGGAGACCACCGGCGTCGGCGGCTTCGCCAAGGCGCTGCGCACCATCCCGGTGATGCTGGACATCGCCCGCCGGGTGGAAAAACTGGCGCCGGACGCCTGGATCATCAACTTCACCAACCCGGCCGGCATCGTGACCGAAGCGGTTTCTCGCTACACCAAGGCGAAGATCATCGGCCTGTGCAACGTGCCGATCAGCATGCATCACATGATCGCCAACATGCTGCAAACCCCCTATGAGGACGTGCAGCTGCAGTTCGCCGGCCTGAACCATATGGTATGGGTGCATCGGGTGACGCAACACGGCCGCGACGTCACCGGCGAGGTGATCGACATGCTGTGCGACGGCGCGGCCCTGACCATGAACAACATCAAGGAAGAGCCGTGGCAACCGGACTTCCTGCGGGCGGTCGGCGCCATTCCTTGCCCGTATCACCGCTATTTCTACCAGACGAAAGAGATGCTGGCCGAAGAAGTGGCCGCCGCCGCCGAGCGCGGCACCCGCGCCGAGCAGGTGATGCGGGTGGAAAAGGAACTGTTCGAGCTGTACGCCGATCCGCATCTGGACAGCAAGCCGGAGCAGCTCGGCTTCCGCGGCGGCTCGTATTATTCGGAAGTGGCGCTGGAGCTTATCCGCGCCATCCATAATAATCTCGGCGCGCAGTTGGTGGTCAATACCGCAAATCGTGGCGCTATTCGTGGTTTGCCGGACGACGCTGTGATAGAAATCAACTGTATCGTCGACGCGCAGGGCGCGCACCCGCTGACCTTCGGCCAACTGCCGGATGCGATGCATGCGCTGACCCAACAGGTGAAAGCCTACGAGCGTCTGACCATCGAGGCCGCGGTGCACGGCGATCGCCGCAGCGGCCTGCTGGCGCTGATCACCAATCCGCTGGTGGCCAACGCCAACGTGGCGCAGCCGCTGCTGGAGGAGGTGCTGACGGTAAACCAGCCTTACCTGCCGCAGTTTAACCGATAG
- a CDS encoding PTS lactose/cellobiose transporter subunit IIA → MTEISADFESTIMELLVFSGSARSSALMALQQARAGDFSAAAEQMAESKAWVKKAHLIQTELIGLDEGCGKLAITLITVHAQDHLMNAMVIQDLAGDMIELYRRQAQMETRA, encoded by the coding sequence ATGACTGAAATCAGCGCCGATTTTGAAAGCACCATCATGGAACTGCTGGTGTTCTCCGGCAGCGCGCGCAGCAGTGCGCTGATGGCGCTGCAGCAGGCGCGCGCCGGAGATTTTTCCGCCGCGGCCGAACAGATGGCCGAGTCCAAGGCCTGGGTGAAAAAGGCGCACCTGATCCAGACCGAACTGATCGGCCTGGATGAGGGCTGCGGCAAGCTGGCGATCACGCTGATCACCGTACATGCGCAAGACCACCTGATGAACGCCATGGTGATCCAGGATCTGGCCGGCGACATGATCGAACTTTACCGCCGCCAGGCACAGATGGAGACCCGCGCATGA
- a CDS encoding LacI family DNA-binding transcriptional regulator yields the protein MVTLEDVAALAGVSRATVSRVVNGDSNVKAPTREKVERAVAQLGYTPNPAARALASSHSNTLGLVTTSYRGGFFGALMDFVQTEAESHGKQLLVTQGRNSAENEWQAIQRLFSLRCDGVILHVRFLSDNQLRQLAAEQRHFVLLDRLVPGLEDRCVTFDHPHASRMATQRLLDAGHRRIACISGPRERPSSRLRLQGFEEAMQAARIKPLACLEGVYDLESGYRCADRLLLQETAPTAIYCCNEEMAIGALLAINEHQLRVPQDISLICYDSGERAPFVRPALTSVHFPIGEMAQYAARRLIDPATPAHRFEPAIVSRDSIVTVRK from the coding sequence ATGGTGACACTGGAAGATGTCGCAGCATTGGCGGGCGTATCCCGCGCCACCGTGTCACGCGTGGTGAATGGCGACAGCAACGTCAAGGCGCCGACCCGCGAGAAGGTTGAACGCGCGGTCGCCCAGCTCGGTTATACCCCGAATCCGGCCGCCCGGGCGCTGGCCTCCAGCCACAGCAATACGCTGGGCCTGGTCACCACCTCCTACCGCGGCGGCTTCTTCGGCGCGCTGATGGACTTTGTGCAAACCGAAGCCGAATCCCACGGCAAACAGCTGCTGGTCACCCAGGGCCGCAACAGCGCCGAGAACGAATGGCAGGCTATCCAGCGGCTGTTCAGCCTGCGCTGCGACGGCGTGATCCTGCACGTGCGTTTTCTCAGCGACAACCAATTGCGCCAACTGGCCGCCGAGCAGCGTCACTTTGTGTTGCTCGATCGTCTGGTGCCCGGCCTGGAAGATCGCTGCGTGACTTTCGACCATCCGCACGCCAGCCGCATGGCGACGCAACGGCTGCTCGACGCCGGCCACCGGCGCATCGCCTGCATCAGCGGCCCGCGCGAACGCCCTTCCAGCCGGCTGCGGCTGCAGGGTTTTGAGGAGGCGATGCAGGCGGCGCGCATCAAGCCGCTGGCCTGCCTGGAAGGCGTTTACGATCTGGAGAGCGGCTATCGCTGCGCCGATCGGCTGCTGCTGCAGGAAACCGCCCCGACCGCCATTTATTGCTGCAACGAAGAAATGGCCATCGGCGCGCTGCTGGCGATCAATGAGCATCAGCTGCGGGTGCCGCAGGACATCTCGCTGATCTGCTACGACAGCGGCGAGCGCGCGCCCTTTGTCCGCCCGGCGCTGACCAGCGTGCACTTTCCGATCGGCGAAATGGCGCAGTACGCGGCGCGGCGCCTGATCGACCCGGCCACCCCGGCTCATCGCTTCGAGCCGGCGATCGTCAGCCGCGATTCGATCGTGACGGTGCGCAAATAG